In Synechococcus sp. CB0101, a genomic segment contains:
- a CDS encoding HPP family protein — translation MRRLRRLRVVTRRERRRGRRYQPHFQLNQIGVTSLAALCAVLLLGLLSLWSGQVLIAAPLGASCVLLFGYPATPLAQPRNIVLGNVLGALVGVALVSVAGQGPVVSALAVALTIVLCQQLRCLHPPAGGMAFLAVYLKVGWGFLLFPVLSGSVLLVLLAWGFSRWVPGAQPYPRHWL, via the coding sequence ATGAGGAGGCTGCGGCGCCTGCGCGTGGTGACTCGGCGGGAGCGGCGGAGGGGCCGGCGTTATCAGCCGCACTTTCAGCTCAATCAGATCGGGGTGACCTCCCTGGCGGCGTTGTGCGCGGTGTTGTTGCTGGGCCTGCTCTCGCTGTGGAGCGGACAGGTGTTGATTGCGGCCCCCTTGGGGGCCTCCTGCGTGCTCCTGTTTGGCTATCCAGCCACGCCTCTGGCGCAACCGCGCAACATCGTGCTGGGCAATGTGCTCGGTGCTCTGGTCGGGGTGGCTTTGGTGAGCGTGGCCGGGCAGGGGCCTGTGGTATCGGCGCTGGCCGTGGCCCTCACGATTGTTCTTTGCCAGCAGTTGCGCTGCTTGCATCCCCCCGCCGGTGGGATGGCGTTTCTGGCGGTTTACCTGAAGGTGGGCTGGGGCTTTTTGCTGTTTCCAGTTTTGAGCGGGTCGGTGTTGCTGGTGCTGCTGGCCTGGGGCTTCAGCCGTTGGGTGCCCGGGGCACAGCCCTACCCCCGCCACTGGTTGTGA
- a CDS encoding 3-deoxy-7-phosphoheptulonate synthase translates to MISTSDLHVVETRPLVAPALLHRELPLGDGAAATVREARERIKAILRGDDQRLLVIVGPCSVHDVDAAKEYAAAIAQEHERHRDQLEVVMRVYFEKPRTTVGWKGLINDPHLDGSYDINTGLKLARGLLLHLAEMGLPAATELLDPVVPQYIADLISWTAIGARTTESQTHREMASGLSMPIGFKNGTDGSASTAINAMEAAARPHHFLGINKDGSAAIVTTTGNPDGHLVLRGGKQGTNFHTEAIEAAAAALEKDGLPARVMVDCSHGNSNKDYRRQGEVAAAVAEQLRAGSRHVMGVMIESHLVAGNQKIPADLSQLTYGQSITDACIDLGVTREVLAELAGAVAHAQGKAVAAV, encoded by the coding sequence ATGATCTCCACCTCTGATCTCCACGTGGTGGAAACCAGGCCCCTGGTGGCGCCGGCGCTGCTGCACCGCGAGCTGCCCCTGGGTGATGGAGCGGCGGCCACGGTGCGTGAGGCGCGCGAGCGGATCAAGGCGATCCTCCGGGGCGACGACCAGCGCTTGCTAGTGATCGTCGGCCCCTGCTCGGTGCACGACGTGGACGCCGCCAAGGAGTATGCGGCCGCCATTGCCCAAGAGCACGAGCGCCACCGCGATCAGCTGGAGGTGGTGATGCGTGTGTATTTCGAGAAGCCCCGCACCACCGTGGGTTGGAAGGGCCTGATCAATGACCCCCACCTCGATGGCAGCTACGACATCAACACCGGCTTGAAGCTGGCCCGCGGCCTGCTGCTGCATCTGGCGGAGATGGGCCTACCGGCCGCTACGGAGCTGCTGGATCCGGTGGTGCCCCAGTACATCGCCGATCTGATCAGTTGGACTGCGATTGGTGCACGCACCACCGAGAGCCAGACCCACCGCGAAATGGCCTCGGGGCTCTCGATGCCGATCGGCTTTAAAAACGGCACCGATGGCAGCGCCAGCACCGCCATCAATGCGATGGAGGCTGCTGCACGCCCCCACCATTTCCTGGGCATCAACAAAGACGGCAGCGCCGCGATCGTGACCACCACCGGCAACCCCGATGGCCACCTGGTGCTGCGGGGCGGTAAGCAGGGCACCAATTTCCACACGGAAGCGATCGAAGCGGCGGCGGCGGCCCTGGAGAAAGACGGCCTGCCCGCACGGGTGATGGTGGATTGCAGCCACGGCAACTCCAACAAGGACTACCGCCGTCAGGGCGAGGTGGCCGCGGCGGTGGCGGAGCAGCTGCGCGCTGGCTCACGCCATGTGATGGGCGTGATGATCGAGAGCCATCTGGTGGCTGGTAACCAGAAGATCCCGGCGGATCTCTCGCAGCTCACTTACGGCCAGAGCATCACCGATGCCTGCATTGATCTCGGCGTGACCCGCGAGGTGCTGGCGGAACTGGCCGGGGCTGTTGCCCACGCTCAAGGCAAGGCTGTGGCTGCGGTTTGA
- a CDS encoding sulfite exporter TauE/SafE family protein: MTSGVIAAALAVVAFLYACVGHAGASGYIAVLALAGWPAEQIKPLALLLNTLVASVGCWNFLRAGHLPWQRLWPVYVLAIPAAFLGGWLALPALWFRRLVGVVLLLSAWRLGRRLQDPPLLQEPRPAVLMAAGGVLGLLAGLTGTGGGVFLTPLLLLCRWCTTRQAAAVSVLFILVNSIAGLAGLAWAGAWPAGAFARPDLLLWLGVVVLAGGLGSRLGSRHWPVAWIRRALAAVLLLASWKLLGL; the protein is encoded by the coding sequence GTGACGAGCGGTGTGATCGCAGCAGCTTTGGCTGTTGTGGCCTTCTTGTACGCCTGCGTTGGCCATGCCGGTGCGTCGGGCTACATCGCCGTTCTGGCGCTGGCCGGTTGGCCCGCTGAGCAGATCAAGCCGTTGGCGCTGCTGCTCAATACCCTGGTGGCAAGCGTGGGTTGTTGGAATTTCCTGCGGGCGGGTCACCTTCCCTGGCAGCGCCTTTGGCCGGTGTACGTGCTGGCGATTCCGGCTGCTTTTTTGGGCGGCTGGCTGGCGTTGCCGGCGCTGTGGTTTCGGCGGCTGGTGGGGGTTGTGTTGCTGCTGTCGGCCTGGCGGCTGGGGCGCCGTTTGCAGGATCCCCCGCTGCTTCAGGAGCCCAGGCCCGCTGTGTTGATGGCGGCCGGCGGGGTGTTGGGCTTGCTGGCCGGTCTCACTGGTACCGGTGGCGGGGTGTTTCTCACGCCGCTGCTGTTGCTCTGCCGCTGGTGCACCACCCGTCAGGCGGCGGCGGTGTCGGTGCTGTTCATCCTCGTGAACTCGATTGCAGGGCTGGCGGGATTGGCCTGGGCGGGCGCTTGGCCTGCAGGGGCCTTCGCCAGGCCGGATCTGCTGCTCTGGCTGGGAGTGGTGGTGCTGGCCGGCGGCCTGGGGTCGCGCCTGGGGAGTCGCCACTGGCCGGTGGCCTGGATTCGACGGGCCCTGGCGGCCGTGCTGCTGCTGGCGTCGTGGAAATTGCTCGGGCTCTGA
- a CDS encoding diacylglycerol/polyprenol kinase family protein: protein MTSVLFQQLTGIAVVLLWLAVVVSIALAVRHYFPDQREWSRKVVHIGTGPVVLLAWALGIGRGVALPAAIAVTLATALNHRFRLLPAVEDVGRHSYGTIAYGASIAILLALFWPAQPLAVAAGVLVMAIGDGLAGLIGPQLRSPRWRVLGQGKSLAGTLAMAGGALVVLIVLQWMAHGQGLAAPALPNLIWMALVATALEQLSGFGLDNLSVPLSAGLLWQHWAT from the coding sequence TTGACCTCGGTTCTCTTTCAACAGCTCACCGGCATCGCCGTTGTGCTTCTTTGGCTCGCCGTTGTGGTGAGCATCGCTCTCGCCGTTCGCCATTACTTCCCCGATCAGCGGGAATGGAGCCGCAAGGTGGTGCACATCGGAACTGGCCCGGTGGTGCTGCTGGCCTGGGCACTCGGCATTGGTCGTGGGGTGGCCCTGCCAGCCGCCATCGCCGTCACCTTGGCCACAGCGCTCAACCACCGCTTCAGGCTGCTGCCCGCCGTAGAAGATGTGGGCCGCCATAGCTACGGCACGATCGCCTATGGCGCTTCGATCGCGATCTTGCTTGCGCTGTTCTGGCCGGCTCAACCGCTGGCGGTGGCAGCGGGGGTGCTGGTAATGGCAATCGGCGATGGCCTGGCGGGCCTGATCGGACCGCAGCTGCGCTCACCCCGCTGGCGCGTGCTCGGTCAGGGGAAATCGCTGGCCGGCACCCTGGCCATGGCCGGCGGCGCCCTGGTGGTGCTGATCGTGTTGCAGTGGATGGCCCACGGCCAGGGCCTGGCCGCCCCCGCCCTGCCCAACCTGATCTGGATGGCCCTGGTGGCCACAGCCCTGGAGCAGCTCAGCGGCTTTGGCCTCGACAACCTCAGCGTTCCCCTCAGCGCTGGCCTGCTCTGGCAGCACTGGGCCACCTAG
- a CDS encoding RpoD/SigA family RNA polymerase sigma factor encodes MDANNSTASGPSSNRSTPRYGASRQGGRLSADSIGWYLSNIGRVPLLTAAEEIELAHHVQLMKQLQELPSDQLTPRQKHQIRMGCRARDRMMAANLRLVVSVAKKYQNQGLELLDLVQEGAIGLERAVDKFDPAMGYKFSTYAYWWIRQGMTRAIDNSARTIRLPIHVSEKLSKMRRITRELSHRFGRQPNRLELAHAMGMQPEELEDLISQSAPCASLDAHARGDDDRSTLGELIADPNSNESMDSMDRNLQKEHLGTWLSQLNERERRIIELRFGLEGQEPLTLAEIGRQINVSRERVRQLEAKAILKLRMMTNYQQAA; translated from the coding sequence ATGGACGCCAACAACAGCACTGCTTCCGGGCCGTCGAGCAACAGATCAACCCCTCGATATGGCGCATCACGTCAGGGAGGTCGCCTCAGTGCTGATTCGATCGGCTGGTATCTGAGCAACATCGGCCGGGTGCCACTGCTCACCGCCGCTGAAGAGATCGAACTGGCGCATCACGTGCAACTGATGAAGCAGCTCCAGGAGCTGCCCAGCGATCAACTCACCCCGCGGCAAAAACACCAGATCCGCATGGGCTGCCGGGCCCGCGATCGCATGATGGCGGCCAACCTGCGCCTGGTGGTGAGCGTGGCGAAGAAATATCAGAACCAAGGCCTCGAACTGCTGGATCTGGTGCAAGAAGGCGCCATCGGCCTGGAGCGTGCGGTCGACAAATTCGATCCCGCCATGGGCTACAAGTTCTCCACCTATGCCTATTGGTGGATCCGTCAGGGCATGACCCGGGCCATCGACAACAGCGCCCGCACCATCCGCCTGCCAATTCACGTGAGCGAGAAGCTCTCCAAGATGCGCCGCATCACCCGAGAGCTCTCCCATCGCTTCGGCCGGCAACCGAATCGGCTCGAGCTGGCCCACGCCATGGGCATGCAGCCGGAAGAACTCGAAGATCTGATCTCCCAGAGCGCCCCCTGCGCCTCCCTCGATGCCCATGCCCGCGGAGACGACGACCGCAGCACCCTGGGCGAACTGATCGCCGATCCCAACAGCAATGAGTCCATGGATTCCATGGACCGCAACCTGCAGAAGGAGCATCTCGGCACCTGGCTCTCCCAGCTCAACGAGCGGGAGCGGCGGATCATCGAACTGCGCTTCGGCCTCGAGGGCCAGGAACCCCTCACCCTGGCCGAGATCGGCCGGCAGATCAATGTTTCCCGCGAGCGGGTACGCCAGCTGGAGGCCAAGGCCATCCTCAAGCTGCGCATGATGACCAATTATCAGCAGGCTGCCTAA
- a CDS encoding tetracycline resistance MFS efflux pump produces the protein MRWSRPSTSLCAFVTLLNDRLGESIVFPLLPFLLASFTSNGRTLGLLAGSYALAQFAFTPLIGALSDRYGRKPVIAACVAGSVLGLGLFAITLSIDWQAIPWAAGSLIPLALLFGGRLIDGVSGGTAATAGAVLADISTPENRAKAFGLIGVAFGLGFILGPAFGGVLAGFNVTLPVWVATGFAVMNLLLVLTVLPETHPPEARQAMPRKRDLNPLVALKRVFTNPQVRRLCAAFFLFFLAFNGFTAVLVLYFKQVFNWGPGLATTAFLVVGVVATVVQGGLIGPLVNRFGEYRLTLAGLGFVIVGCLLIPLARNNNAAAVVFSAVAILALGTGLVTPSLRALVSRRLGDSGQGAALGSLQGLQSLGSFIGPPLAGLSYDLLGQRSPFWLGIAVLVGVASLVAGGLPSSGERTQNSAV, from the coding sequence ATGCGCTGGAGCCGCCCCTCCACCAGCCTCTGCGCGTTCGTCACGCTGCTCAACGACCGGCTGGGCGAGAGCATCGTGTTTCCGCTGCTGCCGTTCCTGCTGGCGAGCTTCACCAGCAACGGCCGCACCCTGGGTCTGCTGGCGGGCAGCTACGCCCTGGCCCAGTTCGCCTTCACACCGCTGATCGGCGCCCTGAGCGACCGCTACGGCCGCAAACCGGTGATCGCCGCCTGCGTCGCTGGGTCCGTGCTGGGGCTCGGGCTGTTCGCCATCACCCTCAGCATTGATTGGCAGGCCATCCCCTGGGCCGCCGGCAGCCTGATTCCTCTGGCGCTGCTGTTTGGCGGGCGGCTGATCGATGGTGTGAGCGGCGGCACCGCCGCCACCGCTGGCGCCGTGCTGGCCGACATCTCCACTCCGGAAAATCGAGCCAAAGCCTTCGGCTTGATCGGCGTGGCTTTTGGCCTGGGCTTCATCCTCGGGCCCGCCTTCGGAGGGGTGCTGGCGGGCTTCAACGTCACCCTGCCGGTGTGGGTCGCCACCGGCTTTGCCGTGATGAACCTGCTGCTGGTGCTCACCGTGCTGCCGGAAACCCATCCGCCGGAAGCCCGTCAGGCGATGCCGCGCAAACGGGATCTCAATCCCTTGGTGGCCCTCAAACGGGTGTTCACCAACCCTCAGGTCCGCCGCCTCTGCGCTGCCTTTTTCCTGTTCTTTCTGGCATTCAACGGCTTTACCGCCGTGCTGGTGCTCTATTTCAAACAGGTGTTCAACTGGGGGCCTGGACTGGCCACAACAGCCTTCCTGGTGGTGGGCGTGGTGGCCACGGTGGTGCAGGGCGGCCTGATCGGCCCGCTGGTCAACCGCTTCGGTGAATACCGGCTCACCCTGGCGGGCCTCGGCTTTGTGATCGTGGGCTGCCTGCTGATTCCCCTGGCCCGAAACAACAACGCCGCCGCAGTGGTGTTCAGCGCTGTGGCGATCCTGGCCCTGGGCACGGGCCTGGTCACCCCGAGCCTGCGGGCGCTGGTGTCGCGCCGGCTGGGCGACAGCGGTCAGGGCGCAGCCCTGGGCAGCCTGCAGGGTCTGCAGAGCCTGGGCAGCTTCATCGGGCCACCCCTCGCGGGCCTCAGCTACGACCTCCTGGGCCAGCGCAGCCCCTTCTGGCTGGGGATCGCCGTGCTGGTGGGTGTGGCGTCGCTGGTGGCAGGCGGCCTGCCGTCAAGCGGGGAGCGCACGCAAAACAGCGCCGTGTGA
- a CDS encoding molybdenum cofactor biosynthesis protein MoaE, whose product MPLRITLHTTAFEPLEALAQWQQELLNGGQTPSAAESLFIGRVRGEAADGGALAALELEHYPGMTERQLEQLAQGCMARHGALSCLIQHRIGRVLPGEAIVLVAIGADRRGPAQRCCQELLEALKHDAPFWKREWHADGRSTWITGNTPL is encoded by the coding sequence ATGCCGCTGCGCATCACGCTTCACACCACGGCGTTCGAGCCCCTGGAGGCTTTGGCCCAGTGGCAACAGGAGCTCTTGAACGGGGGACAGACCCCCAGCGCAGCCGAGAGCCTGTTCATCGGCCGGGTGCGCGGCGAAGCGGCCGATGGCGGTGCCCTTGCGGCCCTCGAGCTCGAGCACTACCCCGGCATGACCGAACGACAACTGGAGCAGCTGGCCCAGGGCTGCATGGCGCGCCATGGCGCCCTCAGCTGCCTGATCCAGCACCGCATCGGCCGCGTGCTCCCGGGGGAAGCCATCGTGCTGGTGGCCATCGGCGCCGATCGCCGCGGCCCCGCCCAGCGCTGTTGCCAGGAGCTGCTCGAAGCGCTGAAGCACGACGCACCCTTCTGGAAACGCGAGTGGCACGCCGATGGCCGCAGCACCTGGATCACCGGCAACACGCCGTTGTGA
- a CDS encoding MoaD/ThiS family protein, which translates to MGEALANGIRICLFAGLREQAGWAEQHVPVAAAAQEPLTPEHLWNSLQLPGALSSVRIAINHQFADPQTPLQPGDELAFLPPISGG; encoded by the coding sequence ATGGGTGAAGCACTGGCGAACGGGATCCGCATTTGCTTGTTCGCCGGGCTCAGGGAGCAGGCGGGCTGGGCTGAGCAGCACGTGCCCGTAGCAGCAGCCGCGCAGGAACCACTCACCCCCGAGCACCTCTGGAACAGCCTGCAACTGCCAGGTGCCTTGAGCAGCGTGCGCATCGCCATCAACCACCAGTTCGCCGACCCGCAGACCCCGCTTCAACCCGGCGATGAGCTGGCCTTTCTGCCTCCCATCAGTGGGGGCTGA
- the ppk1 gene encoding polyphosphate kinase 1, which produces MAEPAVAPELYINRELSWVAFNQRVLAQALSEHTPLLEQAKFSAIFSNNLDEFFMVRVASLKSQIEAGVQSLSDDGLTPSQQLAKVREALAPLLSQQQAHYRHYLKHQLAEAGVHLIDYARLNKKQQQWINTYFQNAIFPVLTPLAVDPAHPFPFISNLSLNIAALIRDPESGQQQFARVKVPQKNLPRFVQLPVELSDHEPTPIYTAVPLEQVVAFNLQLLFPGMTVEGHYFFRVTRDADLELRDLEADDLMEALQQGLRKRRMGGEVVRLEVADEMPQDVVDLLLEGTGVEPADLYRINGPLGLDDLMSLMGVPLPKLKDKPHRGRTPAALARAQKSLLEDGSIKAEEFESIFSVLRRGDVLLHHPFDLFSTSVEEFINQAADDPSVLAIKMTLYRVSKDSPIIAALIRAAENGKQVMALVELKARFDEDNNIQWARQLERSGVHVVYGVIGLKTHTKITLVVRKEKERLRSYCHIATGNYNSRTSTLYTDLGLLSARPELGQDLAELFNYLTGFSKQQEFRRLLVAPVTLRRRMQELIERETEHALAGRPASIKAKMNALVDPAIIARLYAASQAGVQIDLVVRGMCSLRPGVEGVSDNIRVSSVIGRFLEHSRLFWFANGGDHEMFIGSADWMGRNLDRRVEAVVPIEDPGLHQKLLRLIDAYLADNCTAWDMQADGRFVRRIPDEENVAVQADLIEGWHRNLSSSDN; this is translated from the coding sequence TTGGCTGAACCCGCAGTAGCCCCGGAGCTTTACATCAACCGGGAGCTCAGCTGGGTGGCCTTCAATCAGCGGGTGTTGGCCCAGGCGCTGAGCGAGCACACGCCACTGCTGGAGCAGGCGAAATTCAGCGCCATTTTCAGCAACAACCTCGACGAATTTTTCATGGTGCGTGTGGCTTCGTTGAAGTCACAGATCGAGGCGGGCGTTCAAAGCCTCAGCGACGACGGCCTCACCCCCAGCCAGCAGCTGGCCAAGGTGCGCGAAGCACTGGCACCGCTGCTCAGCCAGCAGCAGGCCCACTACCGCCACTACCTCAAGCACCAGCTGGCGGAAGCCGGCGTGCACCTGATCGACTACGCCAGGCTCAACAAGAAGCAGCAGCAGTGGATCAACACCTACTTCCAAAACGCCATCTTCCCGGTCCTCACCCCGCTGGCGGTGGACCCGGCCCATCCCTTCCCCTTCATCAGCAACCTCAGTCTCAACATTGCGGCGCTGATTCGTGATCCCGAATCAGGCCAACAACAGTTCGCCCGGGTGAAGGTGCCGCAGAAAAACCTGCCGCGCTTTGTGCAACTGCCCGTGGAGCTGAGCGACCACGAACCCACTCCGATTTATACGGCCGTTCCCCTTGAGCAAGTGGTGGCCTTCAACCTGCAACTGCTCTTCCCCGGCATGACCGTGGAGGGGCACTACTTCTTCCGCGTCACCCGCGACGCCGACCTGGAGCTGCGCGATCTAGAGGCCGACGATCTGATGGAGGCCCTGCAGCAGGGCCTGCGCAAGCGGCGCATGGGCGGTGAAGTGGTGCGATTGGAAGTCGCCGACGAAATGCCACAAGACGTGGTGGATCTCCTGCTGGAGGGCACCGGCGTGGAACCGGCGGACCTCTACCGCATCAACGGGCCGCTGGGTCTCGACGACCTGATGAGCCTGATGGGCGTGCCGCTGCCCAAGCTCAAAGACAAGCCCCATCGCGGCCGAACCCCCGCCGCCCTGGCCCGCGCCCAAAAAAGCCTGCTGGAAGACGGCTCGATCAAAGCCGAAGAATTCGAGAGCATCTTCTCGGTGCTGCGCCGAGGGGATGTGCTGCTGCACCACCCCTTCGATCTGTTCTCCACCTCCGTGGAGGAGTTCATCAATCAGGCCGCCGACGATCCCTCGGTGCTCGCCATCAAGATGACGCTCTACCGGGTGTCGAAAGACTCCCCAATTATCGCCGCCCTGATCCGAGCCGCCGAAAACGGCAAGCAGGTGATGGCTCTGGTGGAGCTCAAGGCCCGCTTTGACGAGGACAACAACATCCAGTGGGCCCGGCAGCTGGAGCGCTCCGGCGTTCACGTGGTGTACGGGGTGATCGGCCTCAAGACCCACACCAAAATCACCCTGGTGGTGCGCAAGGAAAAGGAACGGCTTCGCAGCTACTGCCACATCGCCACCGGCAACTACAACTCCCGCACCTCCACCCTGTACACCGATCTCGGGCTGCTCTCAGCACGCCCTGAGCTGGGGCAGGACCTAGCGGAGCTGTTCAACTACCTCACCGGCTTCTCCAAACAGCAGGAATTCCGCCGCTTGCTCGTGGCCCCTGTAACCCTGCGGCGACGCATGCAGGAGTTGATTGAGCGCGAAACCGAACATGCGCTGGCCGGACGCCCTGCCTCGATCAAGGCCAAGATGAACGCCCTGGTGGATCCGGCGATCATCGCCAGGCTCTATGCAGCATCCCAGGCCGGCGTGCAGATCGATCTGGTGGTGCGCGGCATGTGCAGCCTGCGTCCAGGGGTGGAGGGCGTGAGCGACAACATCCGCGTCTCGAGCGTGATCGGTCGCTTTCTTGAGCACTCACGTCTCTTCTGGTTCGCCAATGGCGGCGACCACGAGATGTTCATCGGCAGTGCCGACTGGATGGGCCGCAACCTGGACCGCCGCGTGGAAGCCGTGGTTCCGATCGAAGATCCAGGCCTCCATCAGAAGCTGCTGCGCCTGATCGATGCCTATCTCGCCGACAACTGCACCGCCTGGGACATGCAGGCCGATGGCCGTTTCGTGCGGCGCATCCCCGACGAGGAAAACGTGGCCGTTCAAGCCGATTTAATTGAGGGCTGGCACCGCAACTTGAGCAGCAGCGACAACTAG
- the moaC gene encoding cyclic pyranopterin monophosphate synthase MoaC — translation MPPEPPPLSLTHLKATGEVHMVEVGERPSTRREARAEGCIHMRPEVLALVMEGRAPKGDVLAVARVAAIQAAKRTWELIPLCHPIALSGVEVVIEPSADGSGLRLEASARTTGSTGVEMEALTAVQVGLLTLYDMLKSADPAMTISGVRLLSKSGGRHGDWQRDD, via the coding sequence ATGCCGCCGGAGCCGCCACCCCTCTCGCTCACGCACCTCAAGGCCACGGGCGAGGTGCACATGGTGGAGGTGGGCGAACGGCCCAGCACGCGCAGGGAGGCGCGGGCCGAGGGATGCATCCACATGCGCCCGGAGGTGTTGGCGTTGGTGATGGAGGGCCGAGCGCCCAAAGGCGACGTGCTGGCCGTGGCCAGGGTGGCGGCGATCCAGGCGGCCAAGCGCACCTGGGAGTTGATTCCGCTGTGCCATCCGATTGCACTTAGCGGTGTGGAGGTGGTGATTGAGCCCAGCGCGGATGGCTCTGGGTTGCGGTTGGAGGCCAGTGCCCGCACCACCGGCAGCACCGGGGTGGAGATGGAGGCGCTCACGGCGGTGCAAGTGGGCCTGCTCACCCTTTACGACATGCTCAAATCCGCCGATCCGGCGATGACCATCAGCGGCGTGCGCTTGCTCAGCAAGAGCGGCGGTCGCCATGGCGACTGGCAGCGCGATGACTGA
- a CDS encoding molybdopterin molybdotransferase MoeA has product MTEPYGREGLPLEQARLQILEALQPTGLSEMVPLSVALGRITAGAVQAAAAVPGFRASIMDGYAIAGSEQPQPGARWRLVGVSAAGAPFGARLEGGEAVRILTGAVVPEGSERVLPQELMAAQGDQLELLKPCGPNPWIRSPQEEAAPGQELVAAGQRLGVAELGRLASCGVRELSVMRRPRIGLLISGDELLPPGEVRGPGQIWESNSALLSALLQRLGYAVAQQRVVVDQPEPLRQALQELAADCDVVVSTGGVSAGDSDWIRPLVEELGQVRFWKLFLKPGRPFAWGQVAGVPFFGLPGNPVAAAITALQLLWPALQKLEGAEPEPLPRLKVRLEAALRRGAGRPELARAQLVVAPDGGLWARVEGSQASSRIGSLSGADLLLEIPAELGALEAGTELWAQLLRLPLL; this is encoded by the coding sequence ATGACTGAGCCCTACGGCCGCGAAGGGCTGCCGCTGGAGCAGGCCCGCCTTCAGATCCTCGAAGCGCTGCAACCCACGGGCCTCTCGGAAATGGTGCCGTTGTCCGTTGCCCTGGGGCGCATCACGGCCGGGGCTGTGCAGGCGGCTGCGGCCGTGCCCGGGTTTCGCGCCTCGATCATGGACGGCTACGCCATCGCCGGAAGCGAGCAGCCCCAGCCCGGTGCCCGTTGGCGTTTGGTTGGGGTTTCGGCAGCCGGTGCGCCCTTCGGCGCCAGGCTTGAGGGAGGTGAAGCGGTGCGCATCCTCACCGGCGCCGTGGTGCCGGAGGGCAGTGAACGGGTGTTGCCCCAGGAGTTGATGGCCGCTCAAGGCGATCAACTGGAGCTGCTGAAACCCTGCGGGCCGAACCCCTGGATTCGCTCCCCGCAGGAGGAAGCGGCCCCTGGCCAGGAGCTGGTGGCGGCTGGCCAGCGGTTGGGGGTGGCCGAGCTGGGGCGGCTGGCCAGTTGTGGGGTGCGCGAGCTCAGCGTGATGCGCCGGCCCCGGATTGGTCTGCTGATCAGCGGTGATGAGCTGCTGCCACCCGGTGAGGTGCGCGGGCCAGGCCAGATCTGGGAGAGCAATTCCGCGCTTCTCAGCGCGTTGCTGCAGCGGTTGGGATATGCGGTGGCGCAGCAGAGGGTGGTGGTGGATCAGCCGGAGCCCTTGCGCCAGGCCCTGCAGGAGTTGGCGGCGGATTGTGATGTGGTGGTGAGCACCGGCGGCGTGTCCGCCGGCGACAGCGACTGGATTCGCCCGCTTGTGGAAGAGCTGGGGCAGGTGCGCTTCTGGAAGCTGTTTCTCAAGCCCGGGCGGCCGTTTGCCTGGGGGCAGGTGGCAGGGGTGCCCTTCTTTGGGTTGCCGGGTAATCCGGTGGCTGCGGCGATCACGGCCTTGCAGCTGCTCTGGCCGGCGTTGCAAAAGCTGGAGGGCGCTGAGCCGGAGCCGTTGCCGCGGCTGAAGGTGCGCCTGGAGGCAGCCTTGCGCCGTGGTGCCGGCCGACCTGAACTGGCGCGGGCCCAGCTGGTGGTGGCGCCCGATGGTGGGCTCTGGGCCCGGGTGGAGGGATCGCAGGCCTCTTCGCGCATCGGCTCGTTATCCGGCGCTGATCTGCTGTTGGAGATCCCGGCGGAGCTGGGGGCCCTGGAGGCGGGTACAGAGCTGTGGGCGCAGCTGTTGCGGTTGCCGCTGCTCTGA
- the moaB gene encoding molybdenum cofactor biosynthesis protein B: MSLAIALLTVSDTRTRADDRSGDALQQRLEAGGHRLVERRIVPDNRYQIRAELSRWIADPAVQVVISSGGTGLTGRDGTPEAVAPLLDKTIEGFGELFRVLSFETIGTSTLQSRCLAGVANGTVIFVLPGSLDAVETAWDRLIAAQLDASTRPCNLVQLLPRLTEPAG, translated from the coding sequence TTGAGCCTCGCCATCGCTCTGCTCACGGTTTCCGACACGCGCACCCGGGCGGATGATCGCTCCGGTGATGCCCTGCAGCAGCGGCTTGAGGCGGGCGGCCACCGCTTGGTGGAGCGCCGCATCGTGCCCGATAACCGTTATCAGATTCGTGCCGAGCTGAGCCGTTGGATCGCCGATCCGGCCGTGCAGGTGGTGATCAGCAGCGGCGGCACAGGTTTGACAGGCCGCGATGGCACTCCCGAGGCGGTGGCGCCGCTACTCGACAAAACGATCGAGGGCTTTGGCGAGCTGTTTCGCGTGCTCTCCTTTGAAACGATCGGCACCAGCACGTTGCAAAGCCGCTGCCTGGCAGGCGTGGCCAATGGCACGGTGATTTTTGTGCTCCCCGGTTCGCTCGATGCGGTGGAAACCGCCTGGGATCGCTTGATTGCAGCCCAGCTCGATGCCTCCACGCGCCCCTGCAACCTGGTGCAATTGCTGCCGCGGCTCACGGAGCCGGCGGGATGA